Proteins encoded in a region of the Agromyces protaetiae genome:
- a CDS encoding aldo/keto reductase has translation MRLTLGTLGYGASALGNLYRPVDDDAASEVVGRMWDGGVRYFDTAPHYGLGLSERRLGRALAGRPREDYVISTKVGRVLEPNPGGIGTLDDEGFAVEATLRRRWDFSAAGVRRSLEQSLERIGTDRVDLVLLHDPEGHLDQAIAEAVPALVELRDQGQVTAIGVGSKDVGALRRLIETDLIDVAMVAGRYTLLEQPAAAGVLPAALAHAVDVIAVGVYNSGVLAKPVPDASLRYEYGDVPPAVLDRAIRIAEICRTFDVDLPHAALQFPLRHPAIVNVTVGMGRPRHVGPTLEYARTAIPDALWVELEGENLIPKVAA, from the coding sequence ATGCGGCTCACGCTCGGCACGCTCGGATACGGTGCCTCCGCACTCGGCAACCTCTACCGCCCGGTCGATGACGACGCGGCGAGCGAGGTCGTCGGCCGGATGTGGGATGGAGGTGTCAGGTATTTCGACACCGCCCCACACTACGGCCTGGGGCTCTCGGAGCGCCGACTTGGTCGTGCGCTCGCGGGAAGGCCGCGCGAGGACTATGTGATCTCTACCAAGGTCGGCAGGGTGCTCGAGCCGAACCCGGGAGGAATCGGGACCCTCGACGACGAGGGGTTTGCGGTCGAGGCGACACTGCGACGCCGATGGGACTTCAGTGCTGCGGGGGTCCGCCGCTCCCTCGAACAGTCCCTCGAGCGGATCGGTACGGACCGGGTCGACCTCGTGCTGCTGCACGATCCCGAAGGGCATCTCGACCAGGCGATCGCGGAAGCGGTGCCCGCACTCGTCGAACTCCGCGACCAGGGGCAGGTGACCGCCATCGGTGTGGGTTCCAAAGACGTCGGCGCGCTTCGACGGCTCATCGAGACCGATCTGATCGATGTGGCGATGGTTGCCGGGCGCTACACGCTGCTCGAGCAGCCCGCTGCTGCGGGCGTGCTGCCGGCCGCGCTCGCGCATGCCGTCGACGTGATCGCAGTGGGCGTGTACAACTCGGGTGTCCTCGCGAAGCCGGTGCCGGATGCGTCGCTGCGCTATGAGTACGGTGATGTGCCGCCGGCCGTCCTCGATCGCGCCATTCGCATCGCGGAGATCTGCCGAACGTTCGACGTCGATCTTCCACATGCCGCACTGCAATTCCCGCTTCGGCACCCGGCGATCGTCAACGTCACCGTCGGTATGGGAAGGCCGCGCCATGTCGGTCCGACCTTGGAGTACGCACGCACGGCGATCCCCGACGCGCTGTGGGTGGAGCTCGAGGGCGAGAACCTGATCCCGAAGGTCGCGGCATGA
- a CDS encoding zinc-dependent alcohol dehydrogenase yields the protein MLAATYAGHQTIQLTPVTPEPPTTGQVQVRVAYVGLCGTDLHIFHGNMDGRVERPLIFGHEMSGTIEAVGAGVDDWAVGDHVTVMPLAWDGTCPACRAGHTHICQHLDFIGIDSPGALQPLWNVPATTLVRLPETLALDHAALVEPVAVAVHDVRRAGVSRGDRAVVIGGGPIGVLIASVARATGADVLVIEPDAGRRGRIEALGFATTDPIAGDQVAVVEAWTGGAGADVVFEVSGAAAAVLGATSLAKVRGTLVVVAIHPTPREIDLQRVFWRELSILGARVYERTDFDEAVRLLASGEIPVDAMITDVVPLDGVADAFAELEAGRAMKVLVNVQSGAAR from the coding sequence GTGCTTGCCGCCACCTACGCCGGACATCAGACCATCCAGCTCACGCCGGTCACTCCGGAACCACCCACGACCGGTCAGGTTCAGGTGCGCGTCGCCTACGTCGGGCTGTGCGGGACCGATCTGCACATCTTCCACGGCAATATGGACGGCCGCGTCGAACGGCCTCTGATCTTCGGACACGAGATGTCCGGGACCATCGAGGCCGTCGGAGCGGGCGTCGACGATTGGGCGGTCGGCGACCACGTGACCGTGATGCCGTTGGCCTGGGATGGCACGTGCCCGGCCTGCCGAGCAGGCCACACGCATATCTGCCAGCACCTGGACTTCATCGGCATCGACTCACCCGGTGCACTCCAGCCGCTATGGAACGTTCCGGCCACCACACTGGTCCGACTGCCCGAGACGCTCGCCCTGGACCACGCGGCACTGGTCGAGCCGGTCGCGGTTGCGGTGCACGACGTCCGGCGGGCCGGCGTCTCACGTGGCGACCGGGCCGTCGTCATCGGCGGTGGACCGATCGGCGTGCTCATCGCGTCGGTCGCGCGTGCGACGGGCGCCGACGTGCTCGTGATCGAGCCGGACGCCGGTCGGCGCGGGCGCATCGAGGCCCTGGGATTCGCCACGACCGACCCCATCGCCGGCGATCAGGTCGCCGTCGTCGAAGCGTGGACCGGCGGAGCGGGCGCCGATGTGGTGTTCGAGGTGTCCGGAGCCGCGGCCGCGGTGCTCGGCGCCACGTCGCTCGCCAAGGTGCGCGGCACTCTCGTCGTCGTGGCGATCCATCCGACGCCTCGAGAGATCGACCTGCAGCGTGTGTTCTGGCGCGAGCTCAGCATTCTCGGCGCGCGCGTGTACGAACGCACCGACTTCGATGAGGCCGTGCGGCTGCTTGCGTCGGGCGAGATTCCGGTCGACGCGATGATCACCGACGTCGTGCCGCTCGACGGTGTCGCCGACGCCTTCGCGGAACTCGAGGCCGGGCGCGCCATGAAGGTGCTCGTGAACGTGCAGAGCGGAGCCGCGCGATGA
- a CDS encoding SDR family oxidoreductase, whose protein sequence is MSRPADLGMFDLTGKTAVVTGASRGIGAGIAEALATAGADIIGVSANIAASTIGETVRARGRRFQGIQADFGDRGQVLEVGAAIADLSPDILVNNAGTIERAPAAEHPLDAWDRVLAVNLSSQFALTQLIAGPMLERGAGKVIFTASLLSFQGGINVPGYTAAKSGVAGLTKALSNEWAPRGVNVNAIAPGYIATDNTRALREDADRSEAILARIPAGRWGRADDLAGAAVFLASTASDYVDGAILPVDGGWLGR, encoded by the coding sequence ATGAGCCGGCCCGCCGACCTCGGCATGTTCGATCTCACCGGCAAGACCGCGGTGGTCACCGGTGCCAGTCGCGGAATCGGCGCAGGCATCGCCGAAGCCCTCGCCACAGCCGGCGCCGACATCATCGGCGTCAGCGCCAACATCGCGGCCAGCACCATCGGCGAGACGGTTCGCGCGCGCGGACGCCGCTTCCAGGGGATCCAGGCCGACTTCGGGGACCGCGGTCAGGTCTTGGAGGTCGGCGCCGCGATCGCCGATCTCTCGCCCGACATCCTGGTCAACAACGCCGGAACCATCGAGCGGGCACCGGCGGCGGAGCATCCGCTCGACGCGTGGGACCGGGTGCTCGCCGTGAACCTCTCGAGCCAGTTCGCACTCACGCAGCTGATCGCCGGACCGATGCTCGAGCGCGGGGCCGGCAAGGTGATCTTCACCGCGAGCCTGCTGAGCTTCCAGGGCGGCATCAACGTCCCTGGCTACACCGCGGCGAAGTCCGGCGTCGCCGGCCTGACGAAGGCACTGTCCAACGAGTGGGCGCCGCGCGGGGTGAACGTCAACGCGATCGCGCCCGGGTACATCGCGACGGACAACACCCGCGCACTTCGCGAGGACGCCGATCGGTCCGAGGCGATCCTGGCGCGGATCCCGGCCGGGCGCTGGGGGCGCGCGGACGACCTGGCGGGCGCTGCGGTGTTCCTCGCGTCCACGGCGTCCGACTATGTGGATGGAGCGATCCTCCCGGTCGACGGCGGATGGCTCGGCCGATGA
- a CDS encoding FadR/GntR family transcriptional regulator: protein MTTMVNDLSQDENGQMSQTDVVVYGIKRMILDGELAPGDKLPIEKDLAPKLGVSRGSLREGVRALSIMGVLETRQGAGMFVTSLDASLLLAPMGFVVDLQEHSGVHHVHSVRRTLETDAAARAALRVTDDDLAVASEILDRAERAIEERDHEAVIEADMQFHRVIAEAAGNPVLAALIEALSSRTLRGRMWRSIRDEHADAATAKEHRAILRALSEHDPQAAQIRMSNHLLEVEEFLQERPPVDADLSDSSDQS, encoded by the coding sequence ATGACAACCATGGTCAACGATCTCAGCCAGGACGAGAACGGTCAGATGTCGCAGACCGACGTGGTCGTCTATGGGATCAAGCGGATGATCCTCGATGGCGAACTCGCTCCGGGAGACAAGCTTCCGATCGAGAAGGACCTCGCACCCAAGCTCGGCGTGTCGCGCGGATCCCTTCGCGAGGGCGTGCGCGCCCTGTCGATCATGGGGGTGCTCGAGACCCGCCAGGGCGCCGGGATGTTCGTGACCTCACTGGACGCGTCCCTGCTGCTCGCCCCGATGGGCTTCGTGGTCGACCTGCAAGAGCACTCGGGCGTTCATCACGTCCACTCGGTCCGACGGACGCTCGAGACGGACGCGGCCGCACGCGCAGCACTCCGGGTCACCGACGACGACCTCGCCGTGGCATCCGAGATCCTCGACCGTGCGGAGCGCGCAATCGAGGAGCGCGACCATGAGGCCGTCATCGAAGCGGACATGCAGTTCCACCGAGTGATCGCCGAGGCCGCGGGCAATCCGGTGCTCGCCGCCCTCATCGAGGCACTGTCGAGCCGCACCTTGCGCGGCCGCATGTGGCGGTCGATCCGCGACGAACACGCGGACGCCGCCACGGCGAAGGAGCACCGCGCGATCTTGCGCGCCCTGTCCGAGCACGACCCGCAGGCCGCACAGATCCGGATGTCGAATCACCTGCTCGAGGTGGAGGAGTTCCTGCAGGAACGCCCCCCGGTGGATGCCGATCTCTCGGATTCATCTGATCAAAGCTGA
- a CDS encoding MarR family winged helix-turn-helix transcriptional regulator — protein sequence MSRTTKGDAARAEVLEALADAGRRQSTAMILFHANLAKRVGLGPSEEKVLELVRRLGHPTVSELAEETGLAKNSISDLLDRLETKGFVTREAHPTDGRKVAIVATEEGVARIGDLFTGMMTRLGELQADYSTEQLAVIAEYQQRAADIQAAEARTLADGAG from the coding sequence GTGAGCCGGACCACGAAGGGCGACGCAGCGCGAGCCGAGGTGCTCGAGGCGTTGGCCGACGCCGGCCGGCGCCAGAGCACGGCGATGATCCTGTTCCACGCCAATCTCGCGAAGCGCGTCGGCCTCGGCCCGAGCGAAGAGAAGGTGCTCGAGCTCGTCCGCCGTCTCGGGCACCCCACCGTGAGCGAGCTCGCCGAGGAGACCGGCCTCGCCAAGAACTCCATCAGCGACCTGCTCGACCGCCTGGAGACGAAGGGCTTCGTCACGCGCGAAGCGCACCCCACCGACGGGCGCAAGGTGGCGATCGTCGCCACCGAGGAGGGTGTGGCACGGATCGGCGATCTCTTCACGGGCATGATGACCCGGCTCGGCGAACTGCAGGCCGACTACTCGACCGAGCAGCTGGCCGTGATCGCGGAGTATCAGCAGCGCGCCGCCGACATCCAGGCCGCCGAGGCGCGGACCCTGGCCGACGGCGCGGGCTGA
- a CDS encoding glycoside hydrolase family 95 protein, whose protein sequence is MTEHVLQFDTPARVWTEALPVGNGRIGAMCFGDARAMRLQINDGTAWSGSPRSESMPPVVSAEDASSAIAEARAAVDAGRFADAGEAVRRLQHRHTQSFLPFADLVIRVSAPPSGAPADGSYRRSLDLRTATHSTTSTVDGVHVEHRTWVSRPHGVLVHEIEADSAVDVAFELTTPLRELGRRTDTHAFGVLLRLPTDVTPPHDLSDDPVTYVEGELSLEGAIQVSIDTDGVVRESDGTTHVTAARRLAVFATTETTFVGPGQAPEGDATTAYERATERILSARAAGLAAVRRQQLADHAALYRRAELQLGSGPTRVSTAERLRAVNASDPVDVSSDPGLIALLFNFGRYLLISSSRPGGLPANLQGLWNDQMRPPWSSNYTTNINVQMNYWPAEVANLAETTAPLLDLIEAIAEHGRATAARLYDAPGWVAHHNTDAWAYTQPVGNGEHDPKWAFWPMGGLWLCRQFQDRLRFGRPGPDELERMYAIARGAAEFALAWLVRMPDGRLGTNPSTSPENEFTTADGQIAAVGNSSTLDLSLIVGHFALLEQLAESCGVTDDPVVSRAREAARELVPVVIDAAGAIVEWADDVEYVDPHHRHLSPLLFVYPDDGPVSEAEAQAASRFLEARGDDATGWSLAWKLALRARLRQPAHLDRLLALVFRDIGAGERGDWVGGLYPSLLAAHPPFQIDGNLGFVAAVAEFFVQSHRGRIELLPAVPSTVGDGRITGLVARPGIEVDLEWVQESGAGPRATSVAVRARHAGALGRHVVVVNGGAHEVDLIDIGEPVLLTLDKSDEFG, encoded by the coding sequence ATGACCGAGCACGTCCTCCAGTTCGACACGCCGGCGCGCGTCTGGACCGAAGCGCTGCCGGTGGGGAACGGGCGCATCGGGGCGATGTGTTTCGGCGATGCACGCGCGATGCGGCTGCAGATCAACGACGGGACCGCCTGGTCGGGCAGCCCGAGAAGCGAATCCATGCCGCCTGTGGTGAGCGCCGAAGATGCCTCGTCGGCCATCGCCGAGGCCCGGGCGGCGGTCGATGCGGGCCGTTTCGCCGACGCGGGCGAGGCCGTACGTCGACTGCAGCACCGCCACACCCAGTCGTTCCTGCCCTTCGCGGACCTGGTGATCCGCGTGAGTGCGCCGCCGTCAGGAGCGCCCGCCGACGGCTCGTACCGGCGATCGCTGGACCTCAGAACGGCGACACATTCGACGACCTCGACCGTCGATGGGGTCCACGTCGAGCACCGCACGTGGGTGAGCCGACCGCACGGGGTCCTCGTCCACGAGATCGAGGCCGACAGCGCGGTCGACGTGGCGTTCGAACTCACCACTCCGCTCCGGGAGCTCGGTCGACGCACGGACACACATGCCTTCGGTGTGCTGCTCCGCCTGCCGACGGATGTGACCCCGCCGCATGACCTGAGTGACGATCCGGTCACGTACGTCGAGGGTGAGCTCTCGCTCGAGGGCGCGATTCAGGTGTCGATCGATACCGATGGCGTCGTGCGCGAGTCGGATGGCACGACGCACGTGACCGCGGCGCGCCGCCTGGCCGTCTTCGCGACGACCGAAACCACGTTCGTCGGCCCCGGGCAGGCACCGGAGGGCGACGCGACGACGGCCTACGAACGAGCCACCGAGCGGATCCTGAGCGCACGTGCGGCGGGCCTCGCTGCCGTACGCCGCCAGCAGCTCGCCGACCACGCCGCGCTCTACCGCCGAGCCGAACTGCAGCTCGGGTCCGGCCCGACGCGCGTCAGCACGGCGGAGCGACTTCGCGCCGTGAATGCCAGCGACCCCGTGGATGTGAGCTCCGACCCCGGCTTGATCGCGTTGCTGTTCAACTTCGGGAGGTACCTGCTGATCAGCTCATCCCGGCCGGGCGGGCTCCCAGCGAACCTCCAAGGCCTCTGGAATGACCAGATGCGGCCGCCGTGGAGCTCGAACTACACGACGAACATCAACGTCCAGATGAACTACTGGCCGGCGGAGGTCGCCAATCTCGCGGAGACCACGGCGCCGCTGCTGGACCTCATCGAAGCCATCGCCGAGCATGGGCGCGCGACCGCGGCGCGGCTGTACGACGCGCCGGGCTGGGTCGCACATCACAACACCGATGCCTGGGCCTACACGCAACCCGTCGGGAACGGCGAACATGATCCGAAGTGGGCCTTCTGGCCGATGGGTGGGCTCTGGCTCTGTCGTCAGTTCCAGGATCGGTTGCGGTTCGGGCGACCGGGGCCCGACGAGCTCGAGCGGATGTACGCGATCGCTCGGGGTGCCGCCGAGTTCGCGCTGGCCTGGCTCGTACGCATGCCGGACGGGCGGCTCGGCACGAACCCGTCGACCTCGCCGGAGAACGAGTTCACGACCGCGGACGGTCAGATCGCAGCGGTCGGCAACTCGTCCACGCTCGACCTCAGCCTCATCGTCGGCCACTTCGCACTGCTCGAGCAGCTCGCTGAATCGTGCGGAGTGACGGACGATCCCGTCGTGTCGCGCGCCCGTGAGGCGGCGCGGGAACTGGTGCCGGTCGTCATCGACGCCGCAGGCGCGATCGTCGAGTGGGCGGATGACGTGGAGTACGTCGACCCGCACCATCGGCACCTGTCTCCGCTCCTCTTCGTGTACCCGGACGACGGCCCGGTCTCCGAGGCCGAAGCACAGGCCGCGTCACGGTTCCTCGAAGCACGGGGCGACGATGCGACCGGCTGGTCCCTCGCGTGGAAGCTCGCATTGCGGGCACGCCTGCGTCAGCCTGCACATCTCGATCGTCTGTTGGCGCTGGTGTTCCGAGACATCGGTGCGGGTGAACGGGGAGATTGGGTGGGCGGACTCTATCCCAGCCTGCTCGCCGCACATCCACCGTTCCAGATCGACGGGAACCTCGGATTCGTCGCCGCGGTCGCCGAGTTCTTCGTGCAGTCGCACCGCGGCAGGATCGAATTGCTTCCGGCGGTCCCGAGCACGGTCGGCGACGGCCGGATCACCGGGCTGGTCGCCCGACCCGGCATCGAGGTCGATCTCGAGTGGGTGCAGGAGTCAGGCGCCGGACCCCGCGCCACGTCGGTGGCCGTGCGAGCGAGACATGCCGGAGCGCTCGGCCGTCACGTGGTCGTCGTGAACGGCGGGGCCCACGAGGTGGACCTGATCGACATCGGCGAGCCTGTCTTGCTGACTCTCGATAAATCAGATGAATTTGGGTAA
- a CDS encoding zinc-binding dehydrogenase encodes MKATFMHGAGDVRVETAPDPVIIEPTDAIVRTVVSCICGSDLHPYHSLPAGRHAAMGHELVGVVEDTGADVRTVKRGDLVVVPFAFSDNTCSFCRDGFHTACKHGGFFGPGVSGLQAQLARVPQADGTLVAVPGVTERDTELLPSLLTLSDVYLTGYHAAHMGRVEPGKTVTVIGDGAVGLSAVLAAKRLGAEQIILMGRHTSRTDLGVEWGATSVVAERGEEGIARVLELTGGEGTHVVLEAVGHMPAYEQSYGVVRPGGVISRVGVPQYADAPVGFASLFGRNITLTGGPAPVRAYLEPAIQQVLNGEIDPGKVFDRTVTIDDVPAGYAAMDAREALKVLVTP; translated from the coding sequence ATGAAGGCAACGTTCATGCACGGCGCAGGCGACGTCCGCGTCGAGACCGCACCCGATCCCGTCATCATCGAGCCCACCGACGCGATCGTGCGCACGGTCGTGTCGTGCATCTGCGGCTCCGACCTGCACCCGTACCACTCGCTCCCGGCCGGCCGGCACGCCGCGATGGGTCACGAGCTCGTCGGCGTGGTCGAAGACACCGGGGCCGACGTGCGCACCGTGAAGCGGGGCGACCTCGTGGTCGTGCCCTTCGCATTCAGCGATAACACATGCTCGTTCTGCCGCGACGGCTTCCACACCGCGTGCAAGCACGGCGGGTTCTTCGGTCCGGGCGTCAGCGGCCTGCAAGCCCAGCTTGCCCGCGTGCCGCAAGCCGACGGCACCCTCGTCGCCGTGCCCGGCGTGACCGAGCGCGACACCGAGCTCCTGCCGAGCCTGCTCACGCTCTCGGACGTCTACCTCACCGGCTACCATGCGGCACACATGGGCCGCGTCGAACCGGGCAAGACCGTCACGGTGATCGGCGACGGCGCCGTCGGGCTCTCGGCGGTACTCGCCGCCAAGCGGCTCGGCGCCGAGCAGATCATCCTCATGGGCCGGCACACGTCCCGCACCGACCTCGGGGTCGAATGGGGTGCGACCTCCGTCGTCGCCGAACGCGGCGAGGAGGGCATCGCCAGGGTGCTCGAGCTCACGGGCGGCGAGGGCACGCACGTCGTGCTCGAAGCCGTCGGGCACATGCCCGCCTACGAGCAGTCCTACGGGGTCGTCCGCCCCGGGGGAGTGATCTCACGCGTCGGCGTGCCGCAGTACGCCGACGCGCCGGTCGGCTTCGCGTCGTTGTTCGGCAGGAACATCACCCTCACCGGTGGTCCGGCTCCCGTGCGCGCGTATCTCGAGCCCGCCATCCAGCAGGTGCTGAACGGCGAGATCGACCCCGGCAAGGTGTTCGACCGCACCGTCACGATCGACGATGTGCCGGCCGGCTACGCCGCGATGGACGCCCGCGAGGCCCTCAAGGTGCTCGTCACACCCTGA